The Oryzias latipes chromosome 11, ASM223467v1 nucleotide sequence tcctacgtcgacaagggtcatttggagtataatttttaaactgttgcattgaaatggaaatgatgtttttgtttttttttgctatttgtttaaataccgcaatttatattgttatcgcaatattaattaccaatatcgcatatcgcgagttttcctcatatcgtgcagccctaactaTAATAATTATTTAGCTCTAGTGGACCATAGCTTAATACAGCTAATATACAACAACACGTCTATTCTATCACTTAAACCTAAGAGATTTACAGAATATTATTGTATctaaattaaaccaaaaatataACTTCCTTACAGAGGGATGTAAACTTTTTCCTAAAACTCGTAGTGTTTAATAGGTTAGGATTTACTCATACTATCAACgccttaaataataaataacactgCAGCTTCCAGACATCATTACTTTGACCTGGATGAGGACATGAACCTACAAAGGGAAGCAGTAGCTTCAACTGCACAAGAAATGgataatattttaattttgctCAAAAGGTGTTGcagtaaattattaaaaaatgacaataaactgcaaatttctgcttttgttttgataaaagCATGTCAATGATTGCTTTTggaattaaaatataaaaataaaataaaaaacaaaccggTTTTAAGTCAAATGAAACTTTGTTAATCTATAAACTGTGATTTGGTGCAGcttcaaagctgtaaaaagCTTTGATTTAGAAGCTCCACGATACATGAATGCAGACGCTCATGCACATGCACGAGCaggcagacacaaacacacagaggagGTCAGAAAGCCGCCGGCTGGGTACCGTGTGTGCTGCTGCAGGTGACTGAGCTGCCTGAATGTTTTCTGGCAGTAGGTGCAGGTGTAGGGCTTGGCCCCGCTGTGGATGCGGATGTGCTGGGACAGGTAGCTGGAGTTGGCAAACGACTTGGAGCAGTGAGGACACTTGTGGGGCTTTGCCTCCGTATGGGACTTGGCGTGGATCTGCATATCCGACTTGCTGAAAAAAGTCACCGCACACATCCGGCACCTTGCAGGTTAGgaggcaattaaaaaaaaaagccttagtCAGTAAGAATAGAAAGACAacactaaaagttttttttaattccaattTAATATCTTCCAGTCACCTGTAGGACTTGGGGCCGTCTTTGCTGGTATGATCATCCTCATCGTTAGACAGATCATATGGGTCAGCAGTGTGATGCtgcaacacaataaaaacaatttttgaggATGAAATACTGATTGCTAGCAATCAAAATGGAGCCCTTAAAAACTAGACATAGCCTCACCTGTCCTCCAGCAGCAAGGTGAGCCAATATTAATGCATCACTTCCTGGAGGGAGGACCCCGCCCACTCTCCCCATCCCCTGTTTGCTCTTTCTGCCTCGCTTTGATGGCGTCGGCATGACAACTGCAGGAGGAACAGCAACATCGTCTTTCTTATCTAAAAAAAGAACGAGTTCTAAATGAAAATACGATCAGACATAACTAACACGAAAGTAAATTAATCTACAAAAGTAGGCGACGTGGGAGGTTTTGCAGCATCAGACAGCTCATTAAAAGCTGTGGAGTTGTTGGACCCACACCTCCTctttaaaatcaccaaccacacTTTCCCAAAATCCCTTTATCCGTAGCcactcccacgtgtaaggagcggCGTATGTGCATATGTgaaatgtaaacacagctaGTGGCAGCAGTAAAGTCGTGGTGACCTGCAGCGGTGGATTACCTGTATTTGATGGGTGCAATGCAGACACTATCATGGTGGTGGCAGAGGGGGGTCCAGTTACAAACGACTGAGTTGAGGCTGTTGGGACAAGCGTGCCTTGAGGGGTGGTGATCACTAACCCAGCTAAGAAGAGAAGCAAGTGTTATCTGACAAACTAGTCTCTCACCACAGGGGTCGACTATAACCTTCTTTGTAACAATGTAGGCaaccaaaactacaaataaTAGCAAAAATACGGCGGAGTcttaaaatatacttttttagaCAGCAAGTACAAAATACTGACAAATAATGGAATCTCTTCCTCAACCATGTTATTTAAAtgacacaaacaaagaaaaagctttgttttgatgatgatgtcatttgttGAAGTCTCACTCACCTGCAGTCATGATCCCAGTGGAGGGAACAGGCACAACAGTGACGTTCTGGGAGGTGTGAGACTGGTGTAAATGCCCCCCGACTGCACTCAATGAGGCGCCACTGCTGTTTCCGCCAACTCCTGCACCACTACCACCCCCTTCTTGTTTTGGGACCACCCGCACCCCAGATCCTGGGTCCACTGAGCTTGGGATGGCAAGCACAGCTGTAGGAAAGTGGGGGGATGATGTGGAAGATGCAGAAGAATGAGGGAAAGGAGGTCCATTGGCTTTCTCTGGACCCAGCTGCTCCTTTGCCTTGTTTAGGAACATGGCGTTCTCGATCTAGACGGCAGTGAGAAAGCGAGGTAAAGAAGGAAGAATGAAAAAGGACAGGAAACGAGTGATGGTGAAGGTAAAAGGTTTAATAAAGGGGGTAGGACAAGAATGAtaaggattttaaaaagttgaggaaagaaaaaagacaaagagtgatggttgtaaagattttttagaagtaaggttaaaaaaacagaaaaaaggaaaggggTGGAATGGGGGCAGGTGAAGCAAAAATCAGGACAGGACATCACAAGAGAGATAAGAACATGCAGACAGAATGGAAGACGGTAGGAATGGTTAAAGGTGGGTAAAGTGCATGAAAAAATAAGGGAACAGGGGTTAAGGGAAGAACATGTGTCACAGTTGGTCAAAACGTGTAGAAAGGCAGGAATAAAATGTGGCAAAGAGTTATAAAAAGAGTGAAAGATGGATTGGATAAGGAAGAGACAAAAGAGAAGAAATAataagagagaagaaaaaacaaatgcacgGTGAGATgcaaaaagaaagtttgaaaaaaaggaacaaagaaGAAATAAGATGAGAGTGGAGAAGGACAGGAGTAATCTTGTGATTGCATTACTGCACCGAGAAATAATACTCAAAAACACACGTAAAAGCCTTAAAGTGAGAATGTAATCATATTTGGCTgtggcataaaaaaaaaatgtaaatcttttTTCTGATGCAATGCAATCTTCCAAGGCTTGCAGTTTTGTCAGAACACATACCACTATACCTTATGCATTTAAAGACAATTCCAATAATAAGGTTGTCTCTACCTGTCCTTGTACAGTGGGGACGGGAGACCAAAAGTATGATGAGTTGAAATGGGAATCGTCCATTATTTCTGTAATTAAAAAGCAACACACTTAGAAAACACCTGTCCTCCCCATCTCCATCGATATTTCCAAATTTTTCTGTCACATGAGAAGAGACCATGCACAGCTGCTTTTTGATCAGCTAACGTCTTTATTCCGTGCATTCTCTCTTTCACGGCTGACATAAGGAGTGTTAGCTTAGACAAGGACAGAGAAGCTAGACAGACTATGCTTCATGATTTCTCTGAAAAATCCATCCCAtgcaaaaataatcataataaagtTCCagcttttgtgattttttttcaataactgAGCATACCAGGTGAGGAGGATGGTAAATGACTTTGCAAAGATGCTCAATCAGGGGGAATGCActgcatcaaaaatctgcatgaGGACGAAAATGGAGGAAAACACAAttgatcacatttttttcccctttttctgaTTTAGTCCACATCTTTAATAATTGCTGACACTTGTGTGCTGCTTTAGTGAACGGGATATTCCATCAGCACCAGAGCCGTTTAAAACaaatcttaacatttttttttaagaacaccATCATACAAGCTCTAAAAACTGGGTTGCCAAGTCTCAGACTTGCTCAAACAAATATTTCTGTTCTCTTATAATCACAGACAGATACAGGCCTGTTTATATTTGTGAGacagtggaaaaaatgttttggtcccatttttattttttgcatgcaTACTCGCTTCATTGcccacatgtattttttttttttttgcagttttaacatttttgttttctgaatccATTCAGTGCAGGAGGATACCATGCAATCTTATTGCGCACACAGTTGTGCAATAGCATAACATGATATATAGGGCGTGCATGTAGTCCATTTTAGTCCATTTACTGGTGCTTAGCATGGAGAAAAAGAGTCTGTTAGAGATTTTAGAAGAgtgcatgaaaaataaatagcatTTTCTCATGCAAACCTTTAGCAATATCAGCCTTATTTCGACGAAGCTGAAGCAACCATTAGTGAAAGAGACAAATTAGCTAATAGCCAACATGCTGTAGCCATTTTGCAACTCAACGTAAAACAGAAGAGGCATTATATTGGTGAATTTCAATGTCAATGTTTCAGTGAACTGAGAGCCATTTTTGACGAGAGGGAAGAAGCTGCAACACTGTGGCACAGCTAGCTAGGAGCTAGCGCTAGCAGTGATTTGAGTTGacttaaaacattaaattaaatggttaaaaaccATCTTGCAAAGTCTAGGCACAGATGGTACGCTGCAACCAAATAGCTGCCGCGGGCTAAATTGGTTATCTGGGGATGGCACAAACATGGCTAACGTTAGCTGCTTAACGCTAAGAAAAGGGGGCAAGCTAACTTGCCTCCATtaattttctccttttgttcGTTGGCTTTCTCTAGCTAGAATGAGGCCTCTATATTCATATGCTCCGCCGGTTGGCCGACGAGCAAACAAAACTAGCCTTGCTCCCTACGCCTCCATTCCTCACTGTCTGTTCATCTCGCagcgaaaaaataaaaaaaagacggacagaaaaaaaaaaaagtcgagggaaaaaaaaaacaaggcagaaaaaaaacgtcGACGCCGCTGTCTCTGTTGGAGACGCAGCTTCAAGAAGACTTCCGGTGACTGGGACAACGGTGCTCTCAGACACACTGAAAATTACTGTTAATTAACAACAGACTTATAACTCCTGCAAGAATTACCGGTGAACTGGACTCCCTTTCAACCCCCCCGGAGCTTCCTTGGGTCGGGACAGTTAGGAAACTTTGTCCAAATCCGCCCCTCAAAGCTCTCAGTTATGCCTTTTTTCTtcgatttttttccctttccccCCCTCCAGCTCTTAACGCGTCAGGGCGGACCACGTTAAGCAGGCGCGCTTccggttttttctttcaaaataaagcagcacGTGAGTCGTTTATTATTAATTTGCCTAATGTTAGTTAATTTTTGTAGCTGTAAAACCGTATAAATAATGTGGTAAATTGGTAAATAAACTCACTTTACAGTATGGgtagaaaactgaaaaatgttAACTTGTACAGCACTCGCAGATGTTCAAACCTTTGTAAATCAAAATAAtaagtaatgtaaaaaaataacgtAATAGAAACGTTCCGTTGGTATCAATTTCTCAGTTTTTAATTAGTAGTACTGTCACATGGatacttttcttttctaatcTGTAATTTCATCGGTATACCATACAAATATTAAAATTGTTTGACTTACTCCTCCAAATAGTTAAATTTTATCAAAATGACCAAACAATCCACGTGTGCAGTGTTTCCGGTGTTTTTGTTCAGCTGAATCCAAAACATCACTGTGCAATATTAGTATTTTAAAgcattaattgttttttataataatgtGTACAGATGACAACTTTAGAAAATTGATgtttaaatgaatatttaaacatataaaattgaattaaaatcgTAATTTTACCTATAAATTATTTGACTACAAATTTTACCTATAAATTATTTGACTACAAAAGGggaaatttaaatatttaagtaaaaaaacaacattttaaaatacaaacctTTTATTAAGCATATTTGCCGGCCATAGTAAGttggtgaaggttctcatttatCCAAATGACTTGGTTGTAGTTGATCTTTAAAACTGATGTCGGTTTTAAGTTTAGAcaccatgactcaacttcaagataGACATAATaggtaaaacataaataaaaaaggaaaaccaaacagttttttttttgaaaatttagCAGTAAAACCATACAAAAACAATGCAATAATACATGCATAACTCAAATATGTGAACAAAATTAATGCATATGAGAGGCTCatgttttcaataaagtatTACTTCTTGAAAAACATTTGGGACATGGGTCTTGGTTTAGGATTTAATACATATATTGTGTGTACATGAAAGTAGTTGCAATCTTTTTGAAAGACAATGCCTCCGCGTTTCACCGACAATGGATAAACACGACTAAACGGCCCCTagtgtttaaacaaaagaatagCTGACACCAGTGTTTACAATAACAAAAAGTCTCTAACTTTCAGACTTTTACACATTTCTGCTGATACACAGAGGATTCTCTTGGATTAGTAGTGCTGTTAGTGTTACTCCTGATACAGTCAATCCTAagataaatatcaaatgtataGTGCATCATACACGTCATAAATAGTATCACTTTAGTACCACTGCACTAAAAACATAACAGAAGCACAATGATATCTATTTTCTTTCTAGAAGCAGCAAACAAGATATTTCTTACTTTGACAAAACCACAGCACCACAGTCTGGTCCTGCTCGGAAATAAAATCCCGTTGCTATTTCAAGTGTGACAGGTGCTGATGCGTGTGTAACAGCAAAGCTTATCTTTAAATAAACCCTTTATTCCTGCATTTCAGTCCCTCTAGCTGTACTGTTACCAGCACTGCTAATTGTCCAACAGGTAGACAAAAATGGTGaaggaaacaagaaaaagttaCAAGAATTCAAGCATAAACTTTGAACTTTCAtgtggttaaaagaaaaaaaaatatgaaggaaAGATATTGTCATTTCAATAGTGaggttcttttgttttaaagcacattttcatgcatttatacattttctaaaaactatTTCACGTAATAGAATAAAAAGTGGAGTTCTGATGTGTAACACAAGACAGGATCATTTACAGCGACAGAGCCAAATTAAACACCACAACCAGCAGATGAATCAGTGTCGGCTGCATTGAGGAACTTTAGCTTGAACACATTTTGTGAATTATTTAAGGTAATGCAGAGAAAACTGAGAACATTTTAATGGCTGGTATAGCAAGGATGGTGAGAGGGATTCCTGATAATGACCAtccatttttagatttaaacttCCCTGAAGCAAAACTATCTTCAagcatttagttttttcttttctttgtggcGACTAAGTTTGTTTCAGTTCTCTCAAAACAACTACACAAGTCCATCTTCATCCTTCATCTTTGGTTTCACACGTTAGATCTGCCTCAGAGCTGCTACAGTACCAGGGAAAAATAACACAAGACTTCTCAGTATAGTGATGCCTTTCTGAAGGACGGAAAAGTCATCAATGAGGAAAATCTGTCTGGAAAATGCAAATagctcaaattaaaatgaaaaaaccaaGTGTCACGAACACTAAAGCTGTTTCAGTTGATGAACATGCATTATATACTTTAACATATTAAAGAGCGGCATAGTTTTGGGGCACAAGTTCTCGGTGCAACTGTTCAGCTAAAGATCCTGGAGCAAAAAGTGTAACAGATAAAAAGAGCATCTGGAAATGCAGACGGCGTAAAGAGCTGAATCCTACCGTACATTTTATCCTCTCTTCCATTTCTGCACAaagcaaaaactatttttctagACATGTCAGTAGGATTACTAAAAGACAGTTTTGTATTCATGTTTAGATTACATGTTCATGCTAAGATGCACTTAAGGTTTGGCAGCAAGGCAGCGGACAGGCAGTCATGGaaacattaaatgtaaacaGACAgtagtgaggaaaaaaaacctcagtttgCTGCAAGTACACAgtaaaaaaggagggaaaacgCTCGACTTTGGTGGATTTCAATCTGACTTAGATGAGTAACGTAGACAGGAGTTAAAATATTGTCATTTAAATACTTTGTGTTGAACGTTTACATAAACGGTGAAGGTGTTTCTGACCAGGGAAACAAAAGGGAAAAGACTGCAGCATCAACACTGACATTGCCAgacttttagaaagaaaagctcATGAACCCATGAGAGGAGAGCGTGACTCTTACAACGACAAGACAGAAAACACCTGAGGTATACAGCTgcacagaagaagaaagacaGGGGAGAATGTGGAGCGGCTAAGACGATGGAAATATAGATCTGTCT carries:
- the LOC101167968 gene encoding zinc finger protein 384 isoform X1 gives rise to the protein MDDSHFNSSYFWSPVPTVQGQIENAMFLNKAKEQLGPEKANGPPFPHSSASSTSSPHFPTAVLAIPSSVDPGSGVRVVPKQEGGGSGAGVGGNSSGASLSAVGGHLHQSHTSQNVTVVPVPSTGIMTAAGLVITTPQGTLVPTASTQSFVTGPPSATTMIVSALHPSNTDKKDDVAVPPAVVMPTPSKRGRKSKQGMGRVGGVLPPGSDALILAHLAAGGQHHTADPYDLSNDEDDHTSKDGPKSYRCRMCAVTFFSKSDMQIHAKSHTEAKPHKCPHCSKSFANSSYLSQHIRIHSGAKPYTCTYCQKTFRQLSHLQQHTRNHTEAKPHKCPHCSKSFANSSYLSQHIRIHTGAKPYSCSFCQKTFRQLSHLQQHTRIHTGDRPYKCSHPGCEKAFTQLSNLQSHRRQHNKDKPYKCHNCNRGYTDAASLEVHLSTHTVKHAKLFSCGLCNRSYTSETYLMKHMRKHNPDPLTVAATVAAQQAQGLSTGGGGRGRGRGRGRGGVSGGGGRGASQLQSQSNPNNTNQNPNPGPPGSYQSTQQPSEAVVQCPFDLHQYKTVAANEIQYKPVTVADLPVTHKDLCLTVSTSAIQVEHMNS
- the LOC101167968 gene encoding zinc finger protein 384 isoform X2; this translates as MDDSHFNSSYFWSPVPTVQGQIENAMFLNKAKEQLGPEKANGPPFPHSSASSTSSPHFPTAVLAIPSSVDPGSGVRVVPKQEGGGSGAGVGGNSSGASLSAVGGHLHQSHTSQNVTVVPVPSTGIMTAAGLVITTPQGTLVPTASTQSFVTGPPSATTMIVSALHPSNTVVMPTPSKRGRKSKQGMGRVGGVLPPGSDALILAHLAAGGQHHTADPYDLSNDEDDHTSKDGPKSYRCRMCAVTFFSKSDMQIHAKSHTEAKPHKCPHCSKSFANSSYLSQHIRIHSGAKPYTCTYCQKTFRQLSHLQQHTRNHTEAKPHKCPHCSKSFANSSYLSQHIRIHTGAKPYSCSFCQKTFRQLSHLQQHTRIHTGDRPYKCSHPGCEKAFTQLSNLQSHRRQHNKDKPYKCHNCNRGYTDAASLEVHLSTHTVKHAKLFSCGLCNRSYTSETYLMKHMRKHNPDPLTVAATVAAQQAQGLSTGGGGRGRGRGRGRGGVSGGGGRGASQLQSQSNPNNTNQNPNPGPPGSYQSTQQPSEAVVQCPFDLHQYKTVAANEIQYKPVTVADLPVTHKDLCLTVSTSAIQVEHMNS
- the LOC101167968 gene encoding zinc finger protein 362 isoform X4, whose protein sequence is MDDSHFNSSYFWSPVPTVQGQIENAMFLNKAKEQLGPEKANGPPFPHSSASSTSSPHFPTAVLAIPSSVDPGSGVRVVPKQEGGGSGAGVGGNSSGASLSAVGGHLHQSHTSQNVTVVPVPSTGIMTAAGLVITTPQGTLVPTASTQSFVTGPPSATTMIVSALHPSNTDKKDDVAVPPAVVMPTPSKRGRKSKQGMGRVGGVLPPGSDALILAHLAAGGQHHTADPYDLSNDEDDHTSKDGPKSYRCRMCAVTFFSKSDMQIHAKSHTEAKPHKCPHCSKSFANSSYLSQHIRIHSGAKPYTCTYCQKTFRQLSHLQQHTRIHTGDRPYKCSHPGCEKAFTQLSNLQSHRRQHNKDKPYKCHNCNRGYTDAASLEVHLSTHTVKHAKLFSCGLCNRSYTSETYLMKHMRKHNPDPLTVAATVAAQQAQGLSTGGGGRGRGRGRGRGGVSGGGGRGASQLQSQSNPNNTNQNPNPGPPGSYQSTQQPSEAVVQCPFDLHQYKTVAANEIQYKPVTVADLPVTHKDLCLTVSTSAIQVEHMNS
- the LOC101167968 gene encoding zinc finger protein 384 isoform X3, which encodes MFLNKAKEQLGPEKANGPPFPHSSASSTSSPHFPTAVLAIPSSVDPGSGVRVVPKQEGGGSGAGVGGNSSGASLSAVGGHLHQSHTSQNVTVVPVPSTGIMTAAGLVITTPQGTLVPTASTQSFVTGPPSATTMIVSALHPSNTDKKDDVAVPPAVVMPTPSKRGRKSKQGMGRVGGVLPPGSDALILAHLAAGGQHHTADPYDLSNDEDDHTSKDGPKSYRCRMCAVTFFSKSDMQIHAKSHTEAKPHKCPHCSKSFANSSYLSQHIRIHSGAKPYTCTYCQKTFRQLSHLQQHTRNHTEAKPHKCPHCSKSFANSSYLSQHIRIHTGAKPYSCSFCQKTFRQLSHLQQHTRIHTGDRPYKCSHPGCEKAFTQLSNLQSHRRQHNKDKPYKCHNCNRGYTDAASLEVHLSTHTVKHAKLFSCGLCNRSYTSETYLMKHMRKHNPDPLTVAATVAAQQAQGLSTGGGGRGRGRGRGRGGVSGGGGRGASQLQSQSNPNNTNQNPNPGPPGSYQSTQQPSEAVVQCPFDLHQYKTVAANEIQYKPVTVADLPVTHKDLCLTVSTSAIQVEHMNS